In Mercenaria mercenaria strain notata chromosome 15, MADL_Memer_1, whole genome shotgun sequence, a single genomic region encodes these proteins:
- the LOC123559699 gene encoding uncharacterized protein LOC123559699, translating to MISNWKRPVFAISILVISVQLFQILYRDGVLERTQDDKRNQSEQVTVESPVADKSKLVTVVNKALEQMFTNDKKIKESQSKTTKLSSSTSTTTAASNNGKHEEKKSQHKLSTPSPFGKDIVRYEIQAKFAEAIRLWRAEQTRKEKLAIHSKYDGHNLMNDPVFKFDPNFKNPCWFENDQFQCLPYVYVIGVKKSGTTDLFHRMSLHPDFVRPGFKEAQWFARKRFSLLNVFIVDRNQDLCGRKHILPDCDLYTRFCLEQSAHVLTIPEITSLHSIDRECAKSSG from the exons atgatttcaaattggAAACGTCCGGTTTTTGCGATTTCAATACTAGTGATTAGTGTTCAGTTATTTCAGATACTATATAGAGACGGTGTTTTAGAAAGGACACAAGATGATAAACGAAATCAAAGTGAACAAGTCACTGTCGAGTCTCCAGTCGCAGACAAAAGTAAGCTTGTTACTGTTGTGAATAAAGCTTTGGAGCAAATGTTTACGAATGACAAAAAGATAAAGGAAAGTCAGagtaaaactacaaaattatCTTCATCAACAAGCACAACAACTGCCGCATCTAACAATGGTAAACATGAAGAGAAAAAAAGCCAACATAAACTGTCAACTCCCTCACCGTTTGGGAAAGACATTGTCAGATATGAAATTCAAGCAAAATTTGCGGAAGCTATACGACTTTGGAGAGCTGAACAGACAAGAAAGGAGAAATTAGCAATTCATTCTAAATACGATGGGCACAACTTAATGAATGAT CCTGTGTTCAAGTttgatccaaatttcaagaaCCCATGTTGGTTTGAAAATGACCAGTTTCAATGCTTGCCGTATGTTTACGTTATTGGGGTTAAGAAGAGTGGGACCACTGATCTCTTCCACAGGATGTCTCTCCATCCAGATTTTGTTAGACCCGGTTTCAAGGAAGCACAGTGGTTTGCTCGTAAACGATTTT CCTTACTTAACGTATTTATAGTGGATAGGAACCAGGACCTATGTGGTCGTAAACATATATTACCTGATTGTGATTTGTACACAAGGTTTTGTTTAGAACAGTCCGCACATGTTCTAACCATTCCAGAAATCACCTCCCTTCACTCCATTGACAGAGAATGTGCAAAATCCTCTGGGTAG